CCCTTCTATTCTTTTGACTGACGCCTCTTGCTTGAATGGATTAGGGTATGCCCTCCTTCAGACATATCCTAACGGCCAGTCAAAACTGGTGCAATGCGGATCTCAATATTTGACTGACGCGGAGACACGCTATGCCGTATGCGAAATGAAATAGAGGCATTGGCTGTCCAATGGGCTGTTCAACGTTGCCGTTTTTATCTCTTGGGCATCCAGTTCATATTCATAACGGACCACAAACCTCTGGTTGACATTTTCAAGGGTTCAAACTTGGCATCTGTGGACAATCCCTGTCTTCACTTATAAGGATTATGATGAAACTGGCGGCTGATACGTTCTATGTCCAATGGATCCCAGGCAAAAAACATCACGTGGCCGATGCTCTTTCCAGCTTTCCGCTCTTTGACATCCAGGAAGAAGATCAGCAGGACGGACTAGCTCTTTCTGGATTTGATTCCATCCACTTGGCTACAATTTCTCTCAACTCGGCACCTGATTCTGCCTTGGCCTCAGTCTCTGAAATAGCCAAAGGGGATGTCAACTATCAGGCGATTATCTCCACTCTTCTTTCAGGCCAATCTCCTAACTCCTTACCTCAGAGTCATCCGTCTAAAATGTACTCGAAGCAATGGAAGGCCTTGTCTTTGACTTACGATACCAATTTACTCATTCTCCAAGGCCATCGGATTGTTGTCCCACCCGCTGCCCGCCCCAACattcttcaagatcttcatAGAGCCCATTGGGGTATCCGCCGTACCCGTGCCTTGGCTCGCAGCCTTTCATTTTGGCCTGGCATGAATAATGATATTGAACAAATCATCAGTTCATGTGCCACATGCCAGGAACACCTGCCAAGCCAACAGGCCGAAACTCTGGTCCAATCCAAAGCATCCAGGCCTTTTGAATCGATTTTGGTGGATATTTTCAACAATGCAGGTCAACACTATTTGGTAATGGTGGACCACTTTTCCGCTTGGCCATGCGTCGCCCACTTGTCCAGAATGGACACGCCAGCCATCAACAGCATCTTGTATGATTGGTTCACAGACAATGGGATTCCTCAAGTTCTTCGTTCTGATGGAGGACCCCAATTCCGTACCGAATTTGGAGAGTTTTGCCGCGGTCTAAACATCGTCCATGAACTCTCGTCCGCTTACCATCCCGCCTCCAACGGTCATGCCGAATCAGCGGTCAAAGCCATGAAGGCCCTCTTGCAAAAATGTAACAATCATTGGCATGATCTCAGGATTTCTGCGGACCCGTACTCCCGGCCACCCATTGACGTACACTCACCTCTCTGATCAAGACTTGGCGACTACCTTAGCCAaatggggggagggggaggtgAAGATCAAGGATCATTTCGATCGCCGTGCCACGGACATTCCACCGTTGACACCCGGTACCCTGGTCACACTCCAGGATCCCCGCTCGAAAAAGTGGAATCAGTCCGGTGTAATCACGCGGTCAAATCACAGTTCGAAATTGTAGATATCTTCGACCtcaatgttccatttcatCGGTCCCATCTGTGTCCTCTCAGCCACTCATTTCGTCAGATGGCCACACTAGCATTCAAGATTCATTTCCAACGCCCTCGCCTCCGGTCGGTCATCCCTCGCCGCAGTGAACGGATCAAAAAGCGCGTCACTTTTGCttaaagttaatttgaaataccGTGTGTTGCCATCTTGAGGGGGGTTGTTGGATCTCGTGTTTTATCCTATGCCATGCTCTGCCATCTATCCCATTATTTTCTTATCATTACATGAATCATACGGCTCCGCACTTAATATCCTAATAGTGGGTGAGCATATAATTGTacatttttaattgaaaaagctgAATTCCATTAAaccaaatgtaattaattacgattacatgaaaatggaattgcAACTACAATTAAAACACAGGTCTGCTAAGAGACAGCGTGCCCAAGGAAAGAATTCTCTCCCCAAAggtcgtgggttcaaattaCGGGATTGGGAATAGAGGTGACGTAGAGATTAGTAAAGTTCCTACTCTAAGGGAGAGCCCTGGTTCGATTCTGCTCCCTGGCCTTCCTATGCAAGAAATATTAGACGGAGAAGCAACCCAACACGGACACGACATTACGCATCAGAATAAATGTGATAGCCGGCTTTGTTGGTCAGGGGAGGCGCAGCCTTCCCAAGGGTCTGCATTTCAAAACTGATTATATATTTCTTCGACTTTCTTTCATTACAATTTACTCCGCGAACGAAAAGCCAAATGAAATAGATTATGTACTCTTTTGACTCTTTGCTATAGCGTACGTGAATAAGTTTATGGCAAGACAACGTTTACATTGAACTTCCTGCTTCATCTTTGAAGTATCTCGGATACAAACCCCTGATAACACGTGGAGGATTCTGTTGAGAATCATTTTGTGAACATTACATAGGCCTTCCAAAGAGATGGCTAGGATGAACCCATTGCATTAGGGTTTGTTATATGTCTTGACAATATTACTATGCATTCATTTATTGCGACTTTTGGTCTTGTCAAGGGGGCAAGAATAAACATATGAATAAAAGATGGTGTATAGGTGTtacacaaatttgaaaaagaataatgtcaaaatggtaaaagcaataatatagttgactagaaaatGATATCACAGTGAAAATGACTCGAATTGTTCAGTGCACATAAAAGAGTGAAGAGGGTGAGAGCAGACAGTGCATATACCGTTGATAAAGTAAGTGATGAGAATCTTGGTTATTCCTGAAGAGTGGGTGgtccaaattgaacagatttcCACGTTGAgcaaaaattcaagagggtTTTTCGTAATATGTTTTTGTCTTTCGGCAAAGTCCAGACCATCAACTCTTAggacatcttgaatatgctttactGAATGGACCAAAGATGTTTTGCCACGAACATGGAAGAAAAGacagagctctcgtattggggGGGCCTAAAAAGATTGGACTTTACGGTATTCAGAAAAGGTACGAAGgcatccatgaactttgtgCCAACTCAGAATTTcaggtcaattgcagtgaccgtaggggcttaacCTGGTTGGTTAGAAGAATAAGCcctccttttttctttcttgttttccCTCCTTATTCAATTTGATTCCCTCTATTGCTCGTAGGGAAATATCTGAACGTTATTGCTGtaacatatttcaagtcagacttgagTCAGTGTTTGACAAAAACCCTTgaccaacccaaagctagCCAGACATGTCAACTCCACATCATTGATGGTTCAGATGATACATCAATTCAAACataagtttgaattttccatttcttttacTGCTTGGGATTCTATTCCGAGTAACGGTTCCCGAGTCCGTTAAAAGGCCATATTTCAAAGTTGCTAAAGTGTGAGCAGTCTTCAAGAAGGTACGAGTAAGTGCTGCAAGCTCGTTGGCTCCTCTAGCGTTATCGTTCCCTGATTCTTATTTCGGAATTATCTGTGAGATGAGATATCAATTGTGAAAACAAACATGTGACCCTCATATCATAAGGCCCACTTTTCAGTGTGTGTTCATTCATAAAAGGCTTGTGTCGTACACATATTTAGTTCATTGCAGAACCCTTGAGTTTGATCATGTTTGATCACAAAGCGTTGACGAAAGAGAAGTTCGTAGAGATTATTGGTCAGAGAGAAAACACCAAGGACgtgaaattggtccaaattgaTTTAGAATCCGGTGCTGAGAAAGGGCAAAACTATTCGGGACAAGTGGTGTCATGTCATTTAGAAGCTCAAGTCAATGGCAAATCCAAGACTTATAAATGGATGGCCAAAGTCCCGTTGGATGATCCCGACAAATATGATTTCCTTCGCATGTTATTCATGGAACAAAAGGAATTGGGATTTTATCAAGAACTCCTCCCAGCATTGCATGATTTGATTGCCAAAAGGGGGGCAAAGATCGACTTGAAATTCTGTCCCTTTGTTTATGGCGAATTCAAGCAAAACATTCCAAGGGGAGATTGTGTTCATGGCTCAATGATCATGATGGAACATCTTGGACCCATGGGGTTTACCGAACCAAAGGCCAAGAGATCTGGACTTGATTTGGACCACGTGAAACTGGTAATGAAATCTTTGGGCGAATTCCATGGGGCCTCGCATGTTTATTACAAATATAAACATGATGGCC
This Tigriopus californicus strain San Diego chromosome 7, Tcal_SD_v2.1, whole genome shotgun sequence DNA region includes the following protein-coding sequences:
- the LOC131883506 gene encoding uncharacterized protein K02A2.6-like, whose amino-acid sequence is MMKLAADTFYVQWIPGKKHHVADALSSFPLFDIQEEDQQDGLALSGFDSIHLATISLNSAPDSALASVSEIAKGDVNYQAIISTLLSGQSPNSLPQSHPSKMYSKQWKALSLTYDTNLLILQGHRIVVPPAARPNILQDLHRAHWGIRRTRALARSLSFWPGMNNDIEQIISSCATCQEHLPSQQAETLVQSKASRPFESILVDIFNNAGQHYLVMVDHFSAWPCVAHLSRMDTPAINSILYDWFTDNGIPQVLRSDGGPQFRTEFGEFCRGLNIVHELSSAYHPASNGHAESAVKAMKALLQKCNNHWHDLRISADPYSRPPIDVHSPL